A single window of Actinoallomurus bryophytorum DNA harbors:
- a CDS encoding integrase core domain-containing protein, translating into MNAIMERWVGSVRRELLDRILIMNARHLRRVLAEYEAHFNTHRPHRALNQANPARAENYTHAGESCDRP; encoded by the coding sequence ATGAACGCCATCATGGAGCGGTGGGTGGGGAGCGTACGCCGCGAACTCCTCGACCGGATTCTCATCATGAACGCCCGCCATCTGCGCAGGGTCCTCGCTGAGTACGAGGCCCATTTCAACACCCATCGTCCACACCGGGCTCTGAACCAGGCCAACCCTGCGCGTGCCGAAAACTACACCCATGCAGGTGAGAGCTGTGATCGCCCGTGA
- a CDS encoding GAF domain-containing protein has protein sequence MDRIWELVTRYVAGGTVSVGSVCAACVPALGLDGAALWLAKDVNRRLLIHATDKISGVLHETQFTLGEGPCVQAWTERVMVLTPDLAADDAAVRWPMFVPEALLAGAGAVFAFPLQVGAIRVGVLDLYRKRPGPLTPAQLADALAFTSAALTLVLRQARSDTDQTSNVEQTLPPDGLSGGQVEVYQATGMVAGQLDTGLEEALLRLRAYAFAHAMSITETAQLVVDRQLRFGGEDDD, from the coding sequence ATGGACAGGATCTGGGAGCTGGTCACCAGATATGTCGCCGGGGGGACCGTCTCGGTGGGGAGTGTGTGCGCTGCCTGCGTACCGGCGTTGGGGCTGGATGGGGCCGCGTTGTGGTTGGCAAAGGATGTGAATCGGCGTCTGTTGATTCATGCGACGGACAAGATTTCGGGCGTTTTGCATGAGACCCAGTTCACGTTGGGTGAGGGACCGTGTGTGCAGGCGTGGACGGAGCGGGTGATGGTGTTGACTCCCGACCTGGCCGCAGACGACGCCGCGGTCCGCTGGCCGATGTTCGTACCGGAGGCACTCCTGGCCGGAGCTGGAGCGGTTTTCGCGTTTCCGCTGCAGGTCGGGGCGATCCGGGTCGGTGTCCTGGACCTGTACCGAAAGCGGCCGGGGCCGTTGACGCCGGCGCAGCTCGCTGACGCGCTGGCCTTCACCTCCGCCGCGCTCACACTCGTGCTGCGCCAGGCGCGTTCCGACACTGATCAGACGTCGAACGTCGAGCAGACGTTGCCCCCCGACGGGCTGTCCGGAGGACAGGTGGAGGTCTACCAGGCCACCGGAATGGTCGCCGGCCAGCTCGACACCGGGTTGGAGGAGGCACTGCTGCGGTTGCGCGCCTATGCCTTCGCGCACGCGATGAGCATCACCGAGACCGCTCAGCTGGTCGTTGACCGTCAGCTGCGGTTCGGCGGCGAAGACGATGACTGA
- a CDS encoding GAF and ANTAR domain-containing protein: MSREQELSRVFVELADTLVADFDVIEFLHTLTERCADLLEVDAAGILLTDQQDSLQLVAASTLQAKQLELFQLQSEQGPCLDCFTTGEPVSCADLTAQPQQWPRFAAAAAEAGFVAVHALPMRLRERVIGALNLFSVDPTGLNHTTLALGRAFADVATIGILSERAAREQNLLSQQLQNALNTRIIIEQAKGLLAERRDLSMDQAFTTLRGYARDNGRKLTEVALALIDGDNSITDLTHPQPIR, from the coding sequence ATGTCACGCGAACAGGAGCTGTCGCGCGTGTTCGTGGAGCTGGCCGATACCTTGGTCGCCGACTTCGACGTCATCGAGTTCCTGCACACGCTCACCGAACGGTGCGCGGACCTGCTGGAGGTCGACGCCGCCGGGATCTTGCTCACCGACCAGCAGGACAGCCTGCAACTCGTCGCCGCATCCACCCTGCAGGCCAAACAGCTGGAGTTGTTCCAGCTGCAAAGTGAACAGGGCCCCTGTCTGGACTGTTTCACCACGGGGGAGCCGGTGTCTTGTGCCGACCTGACCGCGCAGCCGCAGCAATGGCCCCGTTTCGCCGCGGCGGCGGCCGAAGCGGGCTTCGTCGCGGTGCACGCATTGCCGATGCGCCTGCGGGAGCGCGTCATCGGCGCCCTGAACCTGTTCAGCGTCGACCCCACCGGCCTGAACCACACCACCCTTGCGCTGGGCCGAGCCTTCGCCGACGTCGCCACGATCGGCATCTTGTCCGAACGCGCCGCCCGCGAACAGAATCTGCTCTCCCAGCAACTCCAGAACGCGCTGAACACCCGGATCATCATCGAACAGGCCAAAGGCCTTCTCGCCGAACGCCGTGACTTGTCAATGGACCAGGCGTTCACCACCCTGCGCGGCTACGCGCGTGACAACGGCCGCAAACTCACCGAGGTCGCCTTGGCCCTCATCGACGGCGACAACAGCATCACCGACCTCACCCACCCACAACCCATCCGGTAG
- a CDS encoding integrase core domain-containing protein — MIRDRDGKFPGLLDAVLTDASIKIVLTGVRTPRMNAIMERWVLTCRHELLDRTLIWNRRHLLHALREFETFYNLHRPHQGIANARPRTPLPPPITEPDQITRPDVRRRQRLGGILNDYENAA; from the coding sequence ATGATTCGGGACCGCGACGGCAAGTTCCCCGGGCTACTCGACGCCGTCCTGACTGACGCGAGCATCAAGATCGTGCTCACCGGAGTCCGGACGCCACGCATGAACGCGATCATGGAGCGGTGGGTGCTGACCTGCCGCCATGAGCTCCTGGACCGTACCCTGATCTGGAACCGACGCCACTTGCTCCATGCGCTGCGCGAGTTCGAGACCTTCTACAACCTTCATCGCCCTCACCAGGGCATCGCGAACGCCCGCCCGCGCACTCCGCTGCCCCCGCCCATCACCGAACCCGACCAGATCACCCGGCCGGACGTGCGAAGACGCCAACGCCTCGGCGGAATACTCAACGATTACGAAAATGCCGCTTGA
- a CDS encoding class I SAM-dependent methyltransferase yields the protein MQRTTDTESDPQPFEAALSGHARRLELADGRLMSLAVGRWHELADQDDHWMLKHCHGPTIDLGCGPGRLVQALTERGVRALGVDTSPRAVRQCRARGAPALQRDAFASLPNEGHWRHVLLADGNIGIGGSPRTLLRRAISMVRPSGTVLLEIERHGAGLWRGAARLRGPVGSIGSWFPWAVVGADALPELAASSGLRVTRTYARNRRWFAELVRCPS from the coding sequence ATGCAACGGACGACCGACACCGAAAGCGACCCCCAGCCGTTCGAGGCGGCGCTGAGCGGCCACGCCCGTCGCCTCGAGCTGGCCGACGGACGTCTGATGTCGCTGGCAGTGGGCCGGTGGCATGAGCTCGCTGATCAAGATGACCACTGGATGCTCAAACACTGCCACGGCCCCACCATCGATCTGGGATGCGGACCGGGGCGCCTCGTCCAGGCTCTGACGGAAAGAGGTGTGCGCGCCTTGGGCGTCGACACATCTCCACGTGCGGTGAGGCAATGCCGAGCACGCGGCGCGCCCGCCCTCCAACGTGACGCGTTCGCTTCGCTGCCGAACGAGGGGCACTGGCGCCATGTGCTGCTCGCCGACGGCAACATCGGCATCGGCGGATCACCGCGAACGCTGCTGCGCCGCGCGATCTCCATGGTGAGGCCTTCAGGCACCGTGCTGCTGGAGATCGAGCGGCACGGTGCCGGCCTGTGGCGTGGAGCCGCTCGCCTGCGGGGCCCTGTGGGCAGCATCGGCTCCTGGTTCCCCTGGGCCGTCGTCGGAGCAGATGCCCTGCCCGAACTGGCCGCATCCTCAGGACTGCGGGTGACCAGGACCTATGCCCGCAACCGTCGGTGGTTCGCCGAGCTCGTCAGGTGTCCCTCGTGA
- a CDS encoding molybdopterin-dependent oxidoreductase, which produces MRGGRRCHTAKSRGDDGPLADPAEYGFPAALWRALERRRPPGLDRIQAWRSPLRGPWLTSVLGLVLLVALPVVIITGLLSYAAYAPRFGQAFPAHVGWLRLPFFDWPTRPVWLYRLNQGAHVTLGLVLVPIVLAKLWSVVPKLFAWPPARSLAQVVERLSLLLLVGGVLFEIATGVLNIQYDYLFGFSFYTAHFYGAWVFLAAFAVHATIKFPHLVRALRSRSFREEMRTSRADTRPEPLDDEGLVAADPAPATISRRGVLTVVGGGSVLVAVLTVGQSLGGAARRVALLAPRGGYRETAADFPVNRTAASASIRPADVGEGWRLVLVAGARVIQLDRARLLAMPQHTARLPIACVEGWSTVQTWSGVRLRDLAALAGVPRPASAHVRSLERGGTFSQAVLQANQVTDPDALLALRVNGADLPADHGYPARVIVPALPGVHNTKWVRSIEFRSAGHA; this is translated from the coding sequence GTGAGGGGCGGTCGCCGGTGCCACACCGCGAAGTCCCGCGGTGATGACGGACCGCTTGCGGATCCCGCGGAGTACGGCTTTCCCGCGGCGCTGTGGCGCGCCCTGGAACGGCGCCGTCCACCCGGACTCGACAGAATCCAGGCCTGGCGGAGCCCGCTGCGCGGACCGTGGCTGACCTCGGTGCTGGGCCTGGTCCTGCTGGTGGCGCTGCCCGTGGTGATCATCACTGGGCTGTTGTCGTACGCCGCGTACGCGCCGAGGTTCGGTCAGGCGTTCCCGGCTCACGTCGGCTGGCTGCGGCTGCCGTTCTTCGACTGGCCGACCCGTCCGGTGTGGCTGTACCGGCTCAACCAAGGGGCGCACGTCACGCTGGGGCTGGTCCTGGTGCCGATCGTTTTGGCGAAGCTGTGGTCGGTGGTGCCGAAGCTGTTCGCGTGGCCGCCGGCGCGTTCACTCGCCCAGGTCGTCGAGCGGCTGTCGCTGTTGTTGCTGGTCGGCGGCGTGCTGTTCGAGATCGCGACCGGTGTGCTCAACATCCAGTACGACTACCTGTTCGGGTTCAGCTTCTACACCGCCCACTTCTACGGCGCGTGGGTGTTCCTCGCCGCGTTCGCCGTGCACGCCACGATCAAGTTTCCGCACCTGGTGCGCGCGCTGCGGTCCCGTTCGTTCCGCGAGGAGATGCGGACCTCCCGCGCCGACACGCGACCCGAACCCCTCGATGACGAAGGGCTGGTCGCCGCCGACCCCGCCCCTGCGACGATCAGCCGGCGCGGCGTCCTGACCGTCGTGGGCGGCGGCAGCGTTCTCGTCGCCGTCCTGACCGTCGGGCAGAGCCTCGGCGGAGCCGCTCGCCGGGTGGCGCTGCTGGCGCCGCGCGGCGGTTACCGGGAGACGGCGGCCGACTTCCCGGTCAACCGCACCGCGGCCTCGGCGTCGATCAGGCCTGCCGACGTCGGCGAGGGCTGGCGGCTGGTGCTGGTCGCGGGCGCGCGCGTGATCCAGCTCGACCGGGCACGGCTGCTGGCCATGCCCCAGCACACGGCCCGGCTGCCGATCGCCTGCGTCGAAGGCTGGTCGACCGTACAGACCTGGAGTGGCGTACGGCTGCGTGACCTCGCCGCACTCGCCGGCGTGCCACGCCCGGCCTCGGCGCACGTACGGTCGCTCGAACGTGGCGGGACCTTCAGCCAGGCCGTGCTGCAGGCCAACCAGGTGACCGACCCCGACGCGCTCCTGGCCCTGCGGGTGAACGGCGCCGACCTGCCCGCCGACCACGGTTACCCCGCGCGCGTCATCGTCCCCGCGCTGCCGGGCGTGCACAACACCAAGTGGGTGCGGTCCATCGAGTTCCGGAGCGCCGGACATGCATAA
- a CDS encoding LysR substrate-binding domain-containing protein, whose protein sequence is MELRQLRYFVTLAEELHFGRAAAREHIVQSAVSQQVQRLERELGVQLLERSTHHVALTAAGSVFLVEARQIIAQVDRAAKVARSAVESSPRLRVGIIDAGCESMPQILQEVQARHPDLVINQVEASVPEQYHRLLDGRLDVGIGRAALAPAGVASHLFRQDPLGVLVPDGHRFASLDGVPVATLAQEPLLFSEDAQAPEFNQFVVELCRAAGFTPAVYEGTVESIRAAAALVAAGRCLYCVPASCISALPGTTWRPLIEPVTHYPWSILWRAEDTTDHVNALITCAREMSQRLDWLMIPDRTNR, encoded by the coding sequence ATGGAGCTTCGCCAGCTCCGTTATTTCGTGACGCTGGCCGAAGAGCTGCATTTCGGCCGCGCGGCCGCACGGGAGCACATCGTGCAGTCGGCGGTAAGCCAGCAGGTGCAGCGGCTGGAACGCGAGCTGGGGGTCCAGCTGCTGGAGCGCAGCACGCACCATGTCGCGCTGACCGCGGCCGGATCGGTATTCCTGGTCGAGGCCCGGCAAATCATCGCCCAGGTGGACCGAGCGGCCAAAGTCGCTCGTAGCGCGGTCGAATCCTCGCCCAGGCTGCGGGTCGGCATCATCGACGCCGGCTGCGAATCGATGCCCCAGATCCTGCAGGAGGTCCAGGCCCGCCATCCCGATCTGGTGATAAACCAGGTCGAGGCCAGCGTGCCCGAGCAGTACCACCGGCTTCTCGACGGCCGACTGGACGTGGGGATCGGCCGTGCGGCGCTCGCCCCGGCCGGGGTGGCCTCGCACCTGTTCCGCCAGGACCCGCTGGGGGTACTGGTGCCCGACGGGCATCGCTTCGCGTCCCTGGACGGTGTACCGGTCGCGACGCTCGCGCAGGAGCCGCTGCTGTTCTCCGAGGACGCCCAGGCGCCGGAGTTCAACCAGTTCGTGGTTGAGCTGTGCCGGGCGGCCGGGTTCACTCCCGCCGTGTACGAGGGCACCGTGGAGAGCATCCGCGCCGCCGCCGCACTGGTCGCCGCCGGACGCTGCCTGTACTGCGTACCCGCTTCCTGCATCTCCGCCCTCCCAGGAACCACCTGGCGGCCCCTGATCGAACCGGTGACCCACTACCCGTGGTCGATCCTGTGGCGGGCAGAGGACACCACGGATCACGTGAATGCCCTGATCACCTGTGCGCGAGAGATGTCACAGCGACTGGACTGGCTGATGATCCCGGACCGGACGAACCGCTGA